From Marivirga harenae, one genomic window encodes:
- a CDS encoding GAF domain-containing SpoIIE family protein phosphatase, producing MISEKGLLRLTILFAVLCWLSLVLADLFLLFAEINGANAGITEEIPQLLLSLYILFFYFFFKIRIQKAESINFIDLLWHVFSTGLIVSLVQLSVSLFFYLLSDSKLLQNPLTVNFFYHINLGAVIVFLVSTFIVWKRLILYQKNKRLLIIWQVFEYSLLASLLYSFFQTGSQQWLFNGLLGIFIFYGLVLSFNLKWIAYLNFKQKWRSILLLGLVILYLYYFINNLFGFSQEFNLIMDLLDNIFILVIAGFIFIYALISILVILFNLPTSSVFEQKISEVLNFQRLSQSIQKGDNENQVYEVLLESSNNAVFSTSAWLEIHENDETARILKSNITDLKITQVRKSIQDSGIFVYLNKQKANNFKKDLNLAKLTSNLNDPDYGSVLVMPLIIQDRQIGLLVVLKDVSDGFNKEMVNIINSFVNQACISIENFELLTEALKNERYREELKIASKVQKSLLPHSLISDTEFEMHAFYESADEVGGDYYDFFKTADHKTAVIIGDVSGKGTSASFNMSQMKGVFHSLVQFDLDSKTFFSRANHALSHCLEKTSFITAAYYTIDSHEKSITFSRAGHCPGLFYNSKEARAEYFHNNGMGLGIVRNDSFEKFIDITKIHYNSGDILFLYTDGIIEAKNTVGEEFGYDRLSAYLEQNSEKSPKEIQDGLINYLYDFIGTENLDDDYTALIIRFL from the coding sequence TTGATTTCAGAAAAAGGACTCTTACGCCTCACAATACTATTTGCTGTGCTCTGCTGGCTCTCATTGGTGCTTGCAGATTTATTTTTGCTATTTGCTGAAATCAATGGAGCTAATGCAGGAATCACGGAAGAAATTCCCCAATTATTGCTGTCCCTTTACATTCTATTCTTTTATTTCTTTTTCAAAATTAGAATTCAAAAGGCTGAAAGTATCAATTTTATTGATTTACTGTGGCATGTTTTCTCAACGGGGCTAATTGTTTCTCTCGTACAACTATCTGTAAGTTTATTTTTCTATTTATTGAGTGACAGCAAACTACTACAAAATCCGCTGACCGTAAATTTCTTCTACCACATTAATTTAGGAGCAGTTATCGTATTTTTGGTATCTACCTTTATTGTTTGGAAAAGGCTAATACTGTACCAAAAAAACAAAAGATTATTAATTATCTGGCAGGTATTCGAATATTCATTATTGGCCTCTTTACTTTACAGCTTCTTCCAAACTGGTTCTCAGCAGTGGTTATTCAATGGCTTATTGGGCATATTTATCTTTTATGGATTAGTATTATCATTCAATCTGAAATGGATAGCCTATCTCAACTTTAAGCAAAAGTGGAGAAGTATTTTGCTACTGGGCTTAGTTATATTATACCTATATTATTTCATCAATAATCTTTTCGGTTTTTCGCAGGAGTTCAATTTAATTATGGACTTACTGGACAACATTTTCATTTTGGTCATTGCAGGATTCATATTTATTTATGCGCTGATCTCCATTTTGGTTATACTTTTCAATCTTCCTACATCCTCGGTCTTTGAACAAAAAATTAGTGAAGTTTTAAATTTTCAGCGTTTAAGCCAATCTATTCAAAAGGGAGATAATGAAAATCAGGTTTATGAAGTACTATTGGAAAGTAGTAATAATGCAGTTTTCTCTACTAGTGCGTGGTTGGAAATTCATGAAAATGACGAGACCGCAAGAATCCTAAAGTCGAATATAACAGACTTAAAAATTACTCAAGTCCGAAAAAGCATTCAAGACAGTGGGATTTTCGTCTATTTGAATAAGCAAAAAGCCAATAATTTCAAAAAGGACTTAAATCTTGCTAAGCTCACATCAAACCTAAATGATCCTGATTATGGTTCAGTCTTAGTAATGCCGTTAATAATACAAGATCGTCAAATCGGACTTTTAGTAGTTTTAAAAGACGTCTCTGATGGCTTTAATAAAGAAATGGTGAATATCATCAACTCCTTTGTTAACCAAGCTTGTATTTCCATAGAAAACTTTGAGCTATTAACTGAAGCTTTAAAAAATGAACGCTATAGAGAAGAATTAAAAATTGCTTCTAAAGTTCAAAAAAGTCTTTTACCGCATTCATTAATTTCAGATACAGAGTTCGAAATGCATGCGTTTTATGAATCTGCTGATGAAGTTGGTGGTGATTATTACGATTTCTTTAAAACGGCCGACCACAAAACCGCTGTCATCATTGGTGATGTATCAGGAAAAGGAACTTCCGCTTCATTTAATATGTCGCAAATGAAAGGAGTTTTTCATAGTCTGGTGCAATTCGATTTAGATTCTAAAACTTTTTTCAGCAGAGCAAACCACGCCTTAAGCCACTGTTTAGAAAAAACTTCTTTTATAACAGCTGCCTATTATACTATTGACTCTCATGAAAAGAGCATTACATTTTCAAGAGCAGGGCACTGTCCCGGATTGTTTTATAATAGTAAGGAAGCGCGAGCTGAGTATTTTCATAACAATGGCATGGGGCTCGGCATTGTTCGCAATGATAGTTTTGAAAAATTTATTGACATCACCAAAATACATTACAATAGTGGTGACATTCTTTTTTTATATACTGATGGAATAATTGAGGCGAAAAATACTGTAGGTGAGGAGTTCGGATATGACAGGCTTAGTGCCTATTTAGAACAAAATAGCGAGAAAAGTCCTAAGGAAATTCAGGATGGTTTGATTAATTATTTATATGATTTTATTGGAACAGAAAATCTTGATGATGATTATACTGCTTTAATAATTAGATTTTTATAA
- a CDS encoding DUF4221 family protein, with the protein MKYIIYSLASIIIISFSSCDGNSGENDQKSEITISIDSALVDAKGEIIDTKFGIYSFGFDDNKDFMYKFNTNNRHGLEIIDMNKLELVDFIPFEVEGPNGTTNRVNDVYFISEDKIALVVYQAILIFNRKGELQEKYIIRDEEFEGDSIPKEFSMEASGLFVPEENISFNLVNEGYGYVRGFSKIDLRKKIRKVVFINDLKKLSDYHISLTIDGRMMMLRTYLYTNFQDDKYILSHDMENELYYYDLKSDSIIHKKYTSQLSANKNQIFGKDVDSREEIGKIMTARNKAIRFKKLVYDKNRNQYYRFSSFSTTPDQEDENWNIILTIFDENLNQINEIENIDLDEVPETYFVKNGKIYIYKNMEDEMGFKILSINED; encoded by the coding sequence ATGAAGTATATCATCTATTCTCTTGCCTCAATTATCATCATTTCATTTTCCTCTTGTGACGGAAATTCAGGAGAAAATGACCAAAAATCCGAAATTACCATTTCAATCGATTCCGCATTGGTGGATGCCAAAGGAGAAATCATTGATACAAAATTTGGAATTTACTCATTTGGCTTTGATGACAATAAGGACTTTATGTATAAGTTCAACACCAATAATAGACATGGTTTAGAAATTATTGACATGAATAAATTGGAATTAGTTGACTTTATTCCGTTTGAAGTTGAAGGACCAAATGGCACTACTAACAGAGTGAATGATGTCTATTTTATTTCAGAAGATAAAATTGCTTTAGTGGTTTATCAAGCTATTTTAATATTTAACCGGAAAGGCGAATTACAGGAAAAATATATTATCAGGGATGAAGAATTTGAAGGAGATTCGATTCCTAAAGAGTTCAGCATGGAGGCAAGCGGATTATTTGTTCCAGAAGAAAATATATCTTTTAACTTGGTTAATGAGGGGTACGGCTACGTACGAGGTTTTTCAAAAATTGACTTGCGCAAAAAAATTCGAAAAGTAGTTTTCATTAATGACTTAAAAAAGCTTTCTGACTATCACATTTCACTTACAATCGATGGAAGAATGATGATGTTAAGGACATATTTGTATACCAATTTCCAAGACGATAAATATATTTTATCCCATGATATGGAAAATGAACTTTATTACTATGATTTAAAATCAGACAGCATAATCCATAAAAAATATACTAGTCAATTAAGTGCCAATAAAAACCAGATTTTTGGGAAAGATGTCGATTCAAGAGAAGAAATAGGTAAAATTATGACGGCACGGAATAAAGCTATTCGATTCAAGAAGCTCGTTTACGATAAAAATAGAAATCAGTATTACCGCTTTTCATCATTTTCAACTACTCCCGACCAAGAGGATGAAAATTGGAATATCATCTTGACCATTTTTGATGAAAACCTAAATCAAATCAATGAAATAGAAAATATTGATTTAGATGAAGTTCCAGAAACTTATTTTGTAAAAAATGGCAAAATCTACATTTACAAAAACATGGAAGATGAGATGGGATTTAAGATCTTATCCATAAATGAAGATTAA
- a CDS encoding SPOR domain-containing protein: MLKKLIFIFALFLFTLGSVLAQIQKGTASYYADKFEGKQTASGEKYKHKNLTAAHKTLPFGTIVKVTNLENQEFVEVRINDRGPFVSGRVIDLSRAAAEQLKFINQGLTEVQIEVVDAGDGRTNSNRPVQIDQQIDRESYFEMKVKRKEPSGYGVQIGSFQGFDNMLKLSENVEKSYRAKIYVEVKELNEAKVYAIILGDYSNRKRADKLKAKITDRFPDAFVTRY, translated from the coding sequence ATGCTCAAAAAGCTAATATTTATTTTTGCGTTGTTTTTATTTACGCTTGGGTCTGTTTTGGCTCAAATCCAAAAAGGGACAGCTTCATACTATGCAGATAAATTTGAAGGAAAACAGACTGCCAGTGGTGAAAAGTACAAACATAAAAATTTGACTGCAGCTCATAAAACATTACCATTTGGAACCATAGTCAAAGTCACCAATCTGGAGAATCAAGAATTTGTTGAAGTAAGAATTAATGACAGAGGTCCTTTTGTTTCGGGGAGGGTGATAGATTTATCTAGAGCGGCCGCAGAGCAATTGAAATTTATCAATCAAGGATTGACTGAAGTCCAAATTGAAGTAGTGGATGCAGGAGATGGAAGAACAAATAGTAACAGACCAGTTCAGATAGATCAGCAAATTGATAGAGAATCATATTTCGAAATGAAAGTAAAACGAAAAGAACCTTCAGGATATGGCGTTCAAATCGGAAGCTTTCAAGGTTTTGATAATATGCTGAAGCTTTCGGAAAATGTTGAGAAGTCTTATCGGGCTAAAATTTATGTTGAAGTCAAAGAATTGAATGAAGCTAAAGTTTATGCTATCATTTTAGGTGATTATAGTAATAGGAAAAGGGCGGATAAGCTAAAAGCGAAAATTACTGACCGTTTTCCTGATGCTTTTGTCACCCGGTATTGA
- a CDS encoding ATP-binding protein — MKFNLKVYCEKTRLKDIREFITEKLKAYVHDDLEINQMVLAVDEICANLIIHSNYCNANEAINLEVFVEKDGVTFEISDEGEKFDIKKYKEPSIQEVVQTKKKGGIGLMLVRRIMDKVEFKNEEEKNTCILHKRFKSQ, encoded by the coding sequence ATGAAGTTCAATCTTAAAGTATATTGTGAAAAAACGCGCCTTAAAGATATTCGGGAATTCATAACCGAAAAGCTAAAGGCTTATGTACATGATGATCTGGAAATCAATCAAATGGTATTGGCTGTGGATGAAATCTGTGCCAACTTAATTATTCATTCCAATTATTGTAATGCCAATGAAGCCATAAATTTGGAAGTATTTGTCGAAAAAGATGGGGTCACTTTTGAGATTTCAGATGAAGGCGAAAAGTTCGATATTAAAAAATACAAAGAACCCTCCATACAAGAAGTGGTCCAAACAAAGAAAAAAGGTGGAATCGGCTTAATGCTGGTTAGGCGAATTATGGATAAAGTGGAATTCAAAAATGAAGAAGAAAAGAACACTTGTATATTACACAAAAGATTTAAATCGCAGTAA
- a CDS encoding peptidylprolyl isomerase, with protein sequence MRNIKGLIIPILFIFISSCKTTQKTSKSDVGKPLFTVDSLAIFPDEFTYAYEKSNRNKGEVEPIEEYLDLYINFKLKVTEAKAEGLDTTEAYINELNGYLEEIKKPYLTTEKVNKELVKEAYTRLQQEINASHILIMVDKEASSEDTAKAYQKISEIKEKYEAGESFEALARKYSEDPSAQSNNGLLGWFTAFQMVYPFESAAFETAAGELSPIIRTQFGYHIVKVNDKRETLGRIKIAHIMKRFPPQATKEDSVNIEKEIKKLHRELQSGGNWFSLATKESEDLNTKDKGGSLPWFGAGNLPASLETVAFELEEKGDVSLPVKSPYGWHILKLEDKRGVGSLESMHESLSRRVQRDQRSDLKEVEVIKKLKQENNFTTNPEAYNLLKEKEDLRTENFKKKELETRLFSISGKKYSVNDFLDSFDSSKDLKSELEQYEKSSVIQYEEDNLETKYPEYRLLRQEYKDGLLLFEIMNQKIWSKIGQDSLALKTFYEKNKELYKSNEIVKVAKIVFSDTSAIKPFKNPINGSYFPLTQKLEYRMKMNLKDQLEQADSVDYKYYISLQIPENLGESDSLQLFEDLNQTFGNMEVVKLTYSDENKIYLQLLSEANELLAGNNKSVETASIEIIDVKQDSKWKNKTQGDYIKTVTQEGMIELNYAVESIPPKQKSFEEARAEVMEDYQKHLEDEWIRQLKEKYEVSVNESVLNKIKSEIEK encoded by the coding sequence ATGAGGAACATTAAAGGACTAATAATCCCAATTCTTTTTATATTCATCAGTTCTTGTAAAACAACCCAAAAAACTTCCAAATCTGACGTTGGAAAGCCCTTATTCACTGTAGATTCATTAGCCATCTTTCCCGATGAATTCACCTACGCTTATGAAAAAAGTAATAGAAATAAAGGTGAAGTGGAGCCTATTGAGGAATATCTTGATTTGTACATTAACTTTAAATTGAAAGTCACTGAAGCCAAAGCAGAAGGGCTAGATACAACTGAGGCCTACATAAATGAACTCAATGGTTACTTAGAAGAAATCAAAAAGCCTTATCTAACTACTGAAAAGGTAAACAAGGAATTAGTAAAAGAAGCATACACAAGGTTACAACAAGAAATCAATGCAAGCCACATTCTGATTATGGTGGATAAAGAAGCTAGTTCAGAGGACACAGCAAAAGCCTATCAGAAAATTAGCGAAATAAAAGAAAAATATGAAGCAGGAGAAAGTTTCGAGGCTTTAGCACGGAAGTACTCAGAAGACCCATCTGCTCAAAGTAATAATGGCCTTTTGGGTTGGTTTACTGCCTTCCAGATGGTATATCCCTTTGAATCTGCAGCTTTTGAAACGGCTGCTGGAGAACTATCTCCTATTATACGGACTCAATTTGGCTATCATATCGTCAAGGTAAACGATAAAAGGGAAACATTGGGTCGGATCAAAATTGCCCATATTATGAAACGATTTCCCCCTCAGGCTACAAAAGAGGATTCCGTAAATATAGAAAAGGAAATAAAAAAGTTACACAGGGAGTTGCAATCTGGTGGTAACTGGTTTAGCCTTGCAACAAAAGAGTCGGAAGATCTAAATACTAAAGATAAGGGAGGAAGCCTACCTTGGTTTGGAGCTGGAAATTTACCCGCATCTTTAGAAACAGTCGCTTTTGAACTGGAAGAAAAAGGAGATGTTTCACTTCCCGTAAAAAGTCCTTACGGATGGCATATTCTGAAATTAGAAGACAAGAGAGGCGTTGGGAGTTTGGAAAGTATGCACGAGAGCCTAAGCAGAAGAGTCCAACGTGACCAAAGATCAGATTTGAAAGAAGTTGAAGTTATTAAAAAATTGAAGCAAGAAAATAATTTTACTACAAATCCTGAAGCTTACAATTTATTGAAGGAAAAGGAAGATTTGAGGACAGAAAATTTCAAAAAGAAAGAATTAGAAACGAGACTTTTTTCGATATCAGGAAAAAAGTATTCCGTGAATGACTTCTTAGACAGCTTTGATTCATCTAAAGATCTGAAATCCGAACTAGAGCAATATGAAAAGTCCTCCGTTATTCAATACGAAGAAGATAATCTGGAAACTAAATATCCTGAATATCGACTGTTACGACAGGAATATAAAGACGGTTTATTGCTCTTTGAAATTATGAACCAGAAAATATGGAGTAAAATTGGACAAGACAGTTTAGCCCTGAAAACGTTTTATGAAAAAAATAAAGAGCTATACAAAAGCAATGAGATTGTTAAAGTTGCCAAAATTGTGTTTTCAGATACCTCCGCAATAAAGCCATTTAAAAACCCAATAAATGGGTCTTATTTTCCGTTAACACAGAAGTTGGAATATAGGATGAAGATGAATTTGAAAGATCAACTAGAGCAGGCGGACAGCGTTGACTATAAATATTATATAAGCTTACAAATACCTGAAAATTTAGGGGAAAGCGATTCTTTACAGCTATTTGAAGATTTAAATCAGACATTTGGCAATATGGAAGTGGTGAAACTTACCTATTCCGATGAAAATAAAATATATTTGCAGTTGCTTTCAGAAGCTAACGAGCTTTTGGCAGGGAACAATAAAAGTGTTGAAACAGCATCAATTGAAATAATTGATGTTAAGCAAGACTCAAAATGGAAAAATAAAACGCAAGGGGATTATATCAAGACTGTGACTCAGGAAGGGATGATAGAATTAAATTATGCTGTCGAGAGCATCCCTCCAAAGCAAAAATCTTTTGAGGAAGCTCGTGCGGAAGTAATGGAAGATTATCAAAAGCATCTTGAGGATGAGTGGATCAGGCAACTCAAAGAAAAATATGAGGTCTCCGTAAATGAGAGCGTCTTAAATAAAATAAAATCAGAAATTGAAAAATAA
- a CDS encoding STAS domain-containing protein — protein sequence MINITTEIEREDHILKIEGDVDASSSIHLDEALTVLANNSAVKFILVDGTNLNYISSAGLGVFMSYIDDFKNKNIKMVIYGLSEKVLNVFQILGLDQLMIIVTDKQTAKKKLHEVQS from the coding sequence ATGATAAACATAACGACAGAAATAGAGAGAGAAGACCACATTCTGAAAATAGAAGGAGATGTGGACGCCAGTTCAAGCATTCACTTAGATGAAGCTTTGACAGTTCTGGCGAATAATAGTGCAGTAAAGTTCATTTTAGTTGACGGAACAAATTTAAATTATATTTCATCAGCGGGTTTGGGAGTTTTTATGTCATATATAGATGATTTTAAAAACAAAAATATTAAAATGGTGATATATGGTTTAAGTGAAAAAGTTTTGAATGTATTCCAAATATTAGGCTTAGATCAACTAATGATTATAGTGACCGACAAGCAGACAGCGAAGAAGAAGTTACATGAAGTTCAATCTTAA